In Catenulispora sp. MAP5-51, a genomic segment contains:
- a CDS encoding ArsR/SmtB family transcription factor, translating to MLRAIAHPTRLGMLRRLAATPETCACDFTDLFAVRQPTISQHLKVLREAGLVRTRREGTKICYSVRPEAIARLAEVVSSLQPPADAPLPAQHSVTVGV from the coding sequence ATGCTGCGGGCGATCGCCCACCCGACGCGCCTGGGTATGCTGCGCCGGCTCGCGGCCACGCCCGAGACCTGCGCCTGCGACTTCACCGACCTGTTCGCCGTCCGCCAGCCGACCATCTCCCAGCATCTGAAGGTGCTGCGGGAGGCGGGCCTGGTGCGCACCCGGCGTGAGGGTACGAAGATCTGCTATTCGGTCCGGCCGGAAGCGATCGCGCGACTGGCGGAGGTCGTCTCCTCCCTCCAGCCGCCGGCGGACGCGCCGCTGCCCGCGCAGCACTCGGTGACGGTCGGCGTGTGA
- a CDS encoding PP2C family protein-serine/threonine phosphatase, which produces MIDYPAVQRALHSAAPEALPETLRAVLLTMGVSDAQVHLVDYGLRVLIPVAGPPDSVPLPVRDSVEGRVFAGQQPLVHRPDDGTTVVTVPMTVRGDRHGTLTARLPSDDAGSAEVEALEAVARLLGHEIVVADRDTDRYQRARRAARLTLAAETQWELLPGRSSRRREYALGAQLEPAYAIRGDGYDWAADDTSLILTVVNGMGEGITAALLTSLAVNALRNARRAGLSLADQAALADQAVFAQHRGDLYVAALLMSFAYDTGEVTVVDAGSPQIWRRRGRSIEQITVEPQLPLGMFEETAYKPQSFQVQRGDRLVIVSDGVHTASSPLGEAYVEKALHRGINDSALLPPAEVPIAILREVSEHRSADADDDAVVVCLDWFGDEARD; this is translated from the coding sequence GTGATCGACTACCCAGCAGTGCAGCGGGCGCTGCACTCGGCCGCCCCTGAGGCGCTGCCGGAGACGCTGCGGGCCGTCCTGCTCACCATGGGTGTCAGCGACGCGCAGGTGCACCTGGTCGACTACGGACTGCGGGTGCTCATCCCGGTCGCCGGCCCGCCGGACTCGGTCCCGCTGCCCGTCCGGGACAGCGTTGAGGGCCGGGTGTTCGCCGGGCAGCAGCCGCTCGTCCATCGGCCGGACGACGGCACCACCGTCGTGACCGTGCCGATGACCGTGCGCGGCGACCGGCACGGAACCCTGACCGCGCGCCTGCCCTCCGACGACGCCGGCAGCGCCGAGGTGGAGGCGCTGGAGGCCGTCGCCCGCCTGCTCGGACACGAGATCGTCGTCGCCGACCGGGACACCGACCGCTACCAGCGGGCCCGCCGCGCCGCCCGGCTCACCCTGGCCGCGGAGACCCAGTGGGAGCTGCTGCCCGGCCGCTCCAGCCGGCGCCGCGAATACGCCCTGGGCGCCCAGCTGGAGCCGGCCTACGCGATCCGCGGCGACGGCTACGACTGGGCCGCCGACGACACCAGCCTGATTCTCACCGTCGTCAACGGCATGGGAGAGGGCATCACGGCGGCGCTGCTGACGTCCCTGGCCGTGAACGCCCTGCGCAACGCCCGCCGCGCGGGCCTGAGCCTGGCCGACCAGGCGGCGCTGGCCGACCAGGCCGTGTTCGCGCAGCATCGCGGGGACCTGTATGTCGCGGCCCTGCTGATGTCCTTCGCCTACGACACCGGCGAGGTGACGGTCGTGGACGCCGGCTCGCCGCAGATCTGGCGGCGCCGCGGACGCTCCATCGAGCAGATCACCGTCGAACCCCAGCTGCCGCTGGGCATGTTCGAGGAGACGGCCTACAAGCCGCAGAGCTTCCAGGTGCAACGCGGCGACCGGCTGGTGATCGTCAGCGACGGCGTGCACACCGCCAGCTCGCCGCTGGGCGAGGCCTACGTCGAGAAGGCCCTGCACCGGGGCATCAACGACTCGGCCCTGCTGCCGCCGGCCGAGGTGCCTATCGCGATCCTGCGCGAGGTGTCGGAGCACAGGTCGGCCGACGCCGACGACGACGCGGTCGTGGTGTGTCTGGACTGGTTCGGCGACGAGGCCCGGGACTGA
- a CDS encoding MarR family winged helix-turn-helix transcriptional regulator — protein sequence MPQDPPLFETVAGTAAAVVELLDALQGRGLESLPGGPVPPSQLRALRAIERSEGINLRALADVLGTRPPAASRLCDRMEADGLIQRTPSSNSRREVELRLSPRTRRVLADVRSARLRELQEVVQTLPPDSLAGLSIHLDLLRAAIEERLRAPGPDGDHESGVA from the coding sequence GTGCCCCAGGATCCGCCGCTGTTCGAGACGGTCGCTGGGACGGCGGCCGCCGTCGTGGAGCTGCTGGACGCCTTGCAGGGGCGGGGCCTGGAGTCGCTGCCCGGGGGTCCGGTTCCACCCTCTCAGTTGCGGGCCCTGCGCGCCATCGAGCGCTCCGAGGGCATCAACCTGCGCGCCCTGGCGGATGTGCTGGGAACCCGGCCCCCGGCCGCCAGCCGGCTGTGCGACCGCATGGAGGCCGACGGCCTCATCCAGCGCACCCCGAGCAGCAACAGCCGCCGCGAGGTCGAACTGCGGCTGAGCCCGCGGACCCGCCGGGTGCTCGCCGACGTCCGCTCCGCCCGGCTGCGGGAGCTGCAGGAGGTCGTCCAGACGCTGCCGCCGGATTCGCTGGCGGGGCTGTCGATCCATCTTGACCTGCTGCGGGCGGCGATCGAGGAGCGCCTTCGGGCCCCGGGACCGGACGGCGATCACGAGAGCGGTGTGGCGTGA
- a CDS encoding STAS domain-containing protein has translation MNSFLHTVTDHGDHALVTLAGDLDFAAHADLEAQVVALVGAGRPVVVDCAGITFMDSMGLRALVAGLLAAEDAGLGFALAAPSAPVLRVLELSGTLERFSVREPDPEQL, from the coding sequence ATGAACAGTTTCCTCCATACCGTCACCGACCACGGTGACCACGCGCTCGTGACCCTTGCCGGCGATCTGGACTTCGCGGCCCACGCCGACCTGGAGGCCCAGGTCGTCGCGCTGGTCGGGGCCGGACGCCCGGTCGTCGTCGACTGCGCGGGGATCACGTTCATGGACTCCATGGGCCTGCGCGCCCTGGTCGCGGGTCTGCTCGCGGCCGAGGACGCGGGCCTGGGCTTCGCGTTGGCCGCGCCCTCGGCGCCGGTACTGCGCGTGCTGGAGCTGTCCGGCACCCTCGAGCGCTTCTCGGTGCGGGAGCCGGATCCGGAGCAGCTGTAG
- a CDS encoding PP2C family protein-serine/threonine phosphatase has translation MRIVSVTDSPDSLLAAGSVQDPGGTAFLVEASNQLMSSLNVERSLEITATLAARHLAEVAVVVAPPSRRRISITRATRGGAVERQVLRVDPAEVPGLSEALQGFPPVPSRWIDPATAPDWLVPHGLEEPGSLIVTPLPGNGIPAGALILLRGRGQERFTESEEALARVFAARAGAAISAALLFTRQSALARTLAEDLMPPRLTRMQGVELAGGYRPAGDEQRLGGDFYDVHGPVPGDPGDADDPGDPGVLVVFGDVCGNGVAAAMLAGKIRTSIAALRTVESDHERMLQLLNRALLSSRHTRFATLVLASARRVADGVAVRVTCGGHPPPLVVRNDGTVERTTTRGTLIGAVEPVRATSSEILLAPGETCLLYSDGITEAVGGLTGTEFYGSDRLEQALAGCAGLPAEAVIERVQMLAEQWLASNRRDDMAVVAITAPMTPITVPVSNAAVGDIRAARNGDHS, from the coding sequence GTGCGCATCGTATCGGTGACGGACAGTCCTGACTCGCTCCTCGCGGCCGGCTCGGTGCAGGACCCCGGCGGCACCGCCTTCCTGGTGGAGGCGTCGAACCAGCTGATGTCCTCCCTCAACGTCGAGCGGTCCCTGGAGATCACGGCGACCCTGGCGGCCCGGCACCTGGCCGAGGTCGCCGTGGTCGTCGCGCCGCCGTCCCGGCGCCGCATCTCGATCACCCGCGCCACCCGGGGCGGCGCCGTCGAGCGTCAGGTGCTGCGGGTCGACCCGGCCGAGGTGCCCGGATTGTCCGAGGCGCTGCAGGGCTTCCCGCCGGTGCCCTCGCGCTGGATCGACCCGGCCACCGCCCCGGACTGGCTGGTGCCCCACGGCCTGGAGGAACCGGGTTCGCTGATCGTGACCCCGCTGCCGGGCAACGGGATCCCGGCCGGCGCCCTGATCCTGCTGCGCGGCCGGGGCCAGGAGCGGTTCACCGAGTCCGAGGAGGCGCTGGCCCGGGTGTTCGCCGCGCGCGCCGGCGCCGCGATCAGCGCGGCGCTGCTGTTCACGCGGCAGTCCGCGCTGGCGCGCACACTCGCCGAGGACCTCATGCCGCCGCGCCTGACCCGCATGCAGGGTGTGGAGCTGGCCGGCGGATACCGGCCGGCCGGCGACGAGCAGCGGCTCGGCGGCGACTTCTACGACGTCCACGGACCTGTGCCCGGTGATCCCGGCGATGCCGACGATCCCGGTGATCCCGGCGTCCTGGTGGTCTTCGGCGACGTCTGCGGCAACGGCGTGGCGGCCGCGATGCTCGCCGGGAAGATCCGGACCAGCATCGCCGCGCTGCGGACGGTGGAGAGCGATCACGAACGCATGCTGCAGCTGCTCAACCGCGCGCTGCTCAGCTCCCGGCACACCCGCTTCGCCACGCTGGTGCTGGCCTCGGCCCGGCGCGTCGCCGACGGCGTGGCGGTCCGGGTGACCTGCGGCGGCCACCCGCCGCCGCTGGTGGTGCGCAACGACGGGACCGTGGAGCGCACCACGACCCGCGGCACGCTCATCGGGGCGGTGGAACCGGTGCGGGCCACCAGCAGCGAGATCCTGCTGGCCCCGGGGGAGACCTGCCTGCTGTACTCCGACGGCATCACCGAGGCCGTCGGCGGTCTCACGGGGACCGAGTTCTACGGCTCCGACCGGCTCGAGCAGGCGCTGGCCGGCTGCGCGGGACTGCCCGCCGAGGCCGTCATCGAGCGCGTCCAGATGCTGGCCGAACAGTGGCTGGCCTCGAACCGGCGCGACGACATGGCCGTCGTGGCCATCACTGCGCCCATGACGCCGATCACAGTTCCGGTTTCGAATGCCGCGGTCGGGGATATCCGGGCAGCCCGTAACGGTGATCACAGCTAA
- a CDS encoding B12-binding domain-containing protein: protein MVRDESAALAAAWTALDQGIPPESVVLDLVGAAQSRVGAEWAANRLGVAQEHAATALGDRVLAALGGHPAYRRSASEPRGRVTVACVDGEWHAMPARLLAEVLSLGGWRVDFLGAHVPGPHLISHLHESGPDVVALSASLAVRLPDAHAAITACQAASVPVLAGGAAFGPNGEYARLLGADAWARDARSALAVLDRPMPRPRPPHQAVDDLPHLADQEYTYVAANRTRIVAAIVAALQERVPAMREYSPQQMQYTIEDIDHVVRFLACALYVDDASLFAAFIAWTRAILTDRGVPAHALTSALDLLGTQLRDFPRAVRLNSAGHAAMEAQAA, encoded by the coding sequence ATGGTCCGAGACGAGTCGGCCGCGCTGGCCGCGGCCTGGACCGCCTTGGACCAGGGCATCCCGCCGGAGAGCGTGGTGCTCGACCTGGTCGGCGCCGCGCAGTCCCGGGTGGGCGCCGAATGGGCCGCCAACCGGCTCGGCGTCGCCCAGGAACACGCCGCCACCGCACTCGGCGACCGCGTCCTGGCCGCCCTGGGCGGACATCCCGCCTATCGGCGCTCCGCCTCCGAGCCGCGCGGCCGGGTCACGGTGGCCTGCGTGGACGGCGAGTGGCACGCGATGCCGGCCCGGCTGCTGGCCGAGGTGCTCTCGCTCGGCGGCTGGCGGGTGGACTTCCTCGGCGCCCACGTCCCCGGCCCGCACCTGATCTCGCACCTTCACGAAAGCGGGCCGGACGTCGTGGCCCTGTCGGCGAGTCTGGCCGTGCGGCTGCCCGACGCGCACGCCGCGATCACCGCGTGCCAGGCGGCTTCCGTCCCGGTGCTGGCCGGCGGCGCGGCCTTCGGCCCGAACGGGGAGTACGCGCGTCTGCTCGGCGCGGACGCCTGGGCCCGCGACGCGCGTTCGGCGCTGGCCGTGCTCGACCGGCCGATGCCGCGCCCGCGTCCTCCGCATCAGGCCGTGGACGACCTCCCGCATCTGGCCGACCAGGAGTACACATACGTCGCGGCCAACCGGACGCGGATCGTCGCGGCGATCGTGGCGGCGCTTCAGGAACGCGTCCCGGCGATGCGCGAGTACAGCCCGCAGCAGATGCAGTACACGATCGAGGACATCGATCATGTCGTACGCTTTCTGGCCTGCGCGCTGTACGTCGACGACGCTTCCCTGTTCGCGGCGTTCATCGCCTGGACGCGGGCGATCCTCACCGACCGCGGCGTCCCGGCGCATGCCTTGACCAGCGCGCTGGATCTGCTCGGCACGCAGCTGCGGGACTTCCCCCGGGCTGTGAGGTTGAACTCGGCCGGGCACGCGGCGATGGAGGCACAGGCGGCATGA
- a CDS encoding STAS domain-containing protein has translation MTELAVEPILGDDGGGGDGAVLGLRVRGVLDQDNAEEFLEAFRTALPNLRAAGSDIRIDCADVRSCDYAGLSALLMARREAAEIGAQLVLERQSPQLAALLSVGGVSDLLSQDPDDERPEVAVAWAGPVPVITLSGQVDLDSVEDITAAFAEAREGAREGRIVVDLSRLEFADSTTLHVLLRARASGELVLAGPLRPPVRLLFQITDLLEVFRIADGLDEAIGAQDVAP, from the coding sequence ATGACCGAGCTCGCGGTGGAACCGATTCTCGGCGACGACGGTGGCGGTGGCGACGGCGCGGTGCTGGGCTTGCGCGTGCGCGGAGTCCTCGACCAAGACAACGCCGAGGAATTCTTGGAAGCCTTTCGCACGGCCCTGCCAAACCTGCGTGCCGCGGGCAGCGATATCCGCATCGACTGCGCGGACGTGCGCTCCTGCGACTATGCCGGGTTGTCGGCGCTGTTGATGGCGCGGCGCGAAGCGGCGGAGATCGGCGCGCAGCTGGTCCTGGAGCGGCAGAGCCCGCAGCTGGCGGCGCTGCTCTCGGTCGGCGGCGTCAGTGACCTGTTGTCGCAGGACCCTGACGACGAACGGCCCGAGGTGGCGGTGGCCTGGGCCGGCCCGGTCCCGGTGATCACCCTGTCCGGACAGGTCGACCTGGACAGCGTCGAAGACATCACCGCCGCGTTCGCCGAGGCCCGCGAGGGCGCGCGGGAGGGACGGATCGTCGTGGACCTGTCCCGCCTGGAGTTCGCGGACTCGACCACGCTCCACGTCCTGCTGCGCGCCCGGGCGTCGGGCGAGCTGGTGCTGGCCGGCCCGCTGCGTCCCCCGGTGCGCCTGCTGTTCCAGATCACGGACCTGCTCGAGGTGTTCCGCATCGCCGACGGCCTCGACGAGGCGATCGGCGCCCAGGACGTGGCCCCTTGA
- a CDS encoding ATP-binding protein gives MRSEQERQTPEHGAPEDSRLVITSDQADLAGARQITADHLGDCCDWVDRDAVLLVVSELLSNAVLHGGGWWRLLVTASPGQLRIEVEDKESHVPTIRHLDMKGTPGGLGMHIISKLVTSYEAAVHPAGTGKTIRALWSRPALPS, from the coding sequence TTGAGAAGCGAGCAAGAGCGCCAGACCCCGGAGCACGGCGCCCCCGAGGACAGCAGGCTGGTCATCACCTCCGACCAGGCCGACCTGGCCGGCGCGCGCCAGATCACGGCCGACCACCTGGGCGACTGCTGCGACTGGGTCGACCGCGACGCGGTCCTGCTCGTCGTCTCGGAGCTGCTCAGCAACGCGGTCCTCCACGGCGGCGGCTGGTGGCGGCTGCTCGTGACCGCCTCGCCGGGACAGCTGCGCATCGAGGTCGAGGACAAGGAAAGCCACGTCCCCACCATCCGGCACCTCGACATGAAGGGCACCCCCGGCGGCCTGGGCATGCACATCATCAGCAAACTGGTCACCAGCTACGAGGCGGCGGTGCATCCCGCCGGCACCGGGAAGACCATCCGCGCCCTGTGGAGCAGGCCCGCGCTGCCCAGTTAG
- a CDS encoding DUF1206 domain-containing protein, which yields MSTRAVSRTRRPGSWTRHRGSPSAVSHNKVLDGLGRAGFVARGVVYLLIGWITLLIALDHRSGEADRTGALELIAGKPFGFVVLWFLVVGFAGMAAWRAMLAVRPHRADKDKASSRLTSAGKAVLYIVAAYTTARFAATGHAGGSSNQQSTDFTTDLMRHSGGRWLVGAVGAGLVVGGLFMIKGALQKKFAKELRTDSLSGPARRRVLILGTVGKTARGAIVVGAGGFLIDAAVRFDPSRARGVDGTLRALAAAPLGTVALIVMALGLAAFGAYSFCEARWRRL from the coding sequence ATGAGTACACGCGCCGTATCGCGGACCCGTCGGCCGGGTTCGTGGACCCGGCACCGGGGCTCGCCGTCCGCGGTGTCACACAACAAGGTCCTGGACGGCCTCGGCCGCGCCGGCTTCGTCGCCCGCGGCGTCGTCTACCTGCTGATCGGCTGGATCACGCTGCTGATCGCGCTGGACCACCGCTCCGGTGAGGCCGACCGCACCGGCGCCCTGGAGCTCATCGCGGGCAAGCCGTTCGGCTTCGTGGTGCTCTGGTTCCTGGTCGTCGGCTTCGCCGGGATGGCGGCGTGGCGCGCGATGCTGGCGGTGCGCCCGCATCGGGCCGACAAGGACAAAGCAAGCTCCCGGCTGACGTCGGCGGGCAAGGCGGTGCTGTACATCGTCGCCGCGTACACCACGGCCCGGTTCGCGGCCACCGGCCACGCGGGCGGTTCCTCGAACCAGCAGTCCACCGACTTCACCACCGACCTGATGCGGCACAGCGGCGGCCGGTGGCTCGTCGGCGCGGTCGGTGCCGGGCTGGTGGTCGGCGGCCTGTTCATGATCAAGGGGGCGCTGCAGAAGAAGTTCGCGAAGGAACTGCGGACCGACTCGCTGTCCGGCCCCGCGCGGCGCAGGGTGCTGATCCTCGGCACCGTCGGCAAGACCGCGCGCGGCGCGATCGTCGTGGGCGCGGGCGGCTTCCTGATCGACGCGGCCGTCAGGTTCGATCCTTCGCGCGCCCGCGGTGTGGACGGCACCCTGCGGGCCCTCGCCGCCGCTCCGCTCGGCACGGTCGCGCTGATCGTGATGGCCCTGGGCCTGGCCGCGTTCGGTGCCTACTCCTTCTGCGAGGCGCGGTGGCGGCGCTTGTGA
- a CDS encoding diacylglycerol kinase family protein, which produces MSVDRRCRTLAQIAVVCLLATGAALVVTVIFYHGLIMVAAVLSTVLLTGVGAWWFIARRGVLRWLGAAVAAAAPAVLIVLSAVAGFWLDGVAVAVLGGAGLLCARAAVRGLDRPPEFARPRYRRTARPRRPVLIMNPASGGGKVGEFGLVDKAEALGARVLLLDPDADQDVAAMTRRAVAEGADLLGVAGGDGTQALVAAVAAEHGLPFLVLSAGTRNHFAMDLGLDRDDPAAGLDALRDGVELRVDLGSVAGRPFVNTASFGAYAEVVQNPRYRDSKAGTTLDSLPDLLPADEAAITVDADGDRLPPPQVLLVSNNPYLESGTLGGGRRPRLDRGVLGVVAVRVEGALSAAQTALLGAGSAAVTMRDAREVRVDGAEATIPVAVDGEALSLETPVICTIRPGALRVRVPRNRPRTAPHRPLRTEWRTVLGLALGRFGTDLHAGTNPHTGGEQ; this is translated from the coding sequence GTGAGCGTCGATCGCCGGTGCCGAACGCTGGCCCAGATCGCCGTGGTCTGTCTGCTCGCGACCGGGGCCGCGCTGGTGGTCACCGTCATCTTCTACCACGGCCTGATCATGGTCGCGGCGGTGCTGTCCACGGTGCTGCTGACCGGGGTCGGCGCGTGGTGGTTCATCGCGCGCCGCGGAGTCCTGAGATGGCTGGGAGCGGCGGTGGCGGCGGCCGCGCCGGCGGTGCTGATCGTGCTGTCCGCCGTGGCCGGCTTCTGGCTCGACGGCGTCGCGGTCGCGGTGCTGGGCGGCGCCGGGCTGCTGTGCGCGCGGGCGGCGGTGCGCGGGCTGGACCGGCCGCCGGAGTTCGCGCGGCCGCGCTACCGGCGTACCGCCCGGCCCCGCCGGCCGGTGCTGATCATGAACCCGGCCTCCGGGGGCGGCAAGGTCGGCGAGTTCGGTCTGGTGGACAAGGCCGAGGCCCTCGGCGCACGGGTGCTCCTGCTGGACCCCGACGCCGACCAGGACGTCGCCGCGATGACGCGCCGGGCCGTGGCCGAGGGCGCGGACCTGCTCGGCGTGGCCGGCGGCGACGGGACGCAGGCGCTGGTGGCGGCGGTCGCGGCCGAGCACGGCCTGCCGTTCCTGGTGCTCTCCGCCGGCACCCGCAACCACTTCGCGATGGACCTGGGCCTGGACCGCGACGACCCGGCCGCGGGCCTGGACGCCCTGCGCGACGGGGTGGAGCTGCGCGTGGACCTCGGGAGCGTGGCGGGGCGGCCGTTCGTCAACACGGCGTCGTTCGGAGCCTATGCCGAGGTCGTCCAGAACCCGCGGTATCGGGACTCGAAGGCCGGAACGACGCTGGACAGCCTGCCCGACCTGCTCCCCGCCGACGAGGCGGCGATCACCGTGGACGCGGACGGCGACCGGCTGCCGCCGCCGCAGGTGCTGCTGGTCAGCAACAACCCTTATCTGGAGTCCGGCACGCTCGGCGGCGGGCGCCGTCCCCGCCTGGACCGCGGAGTCCTCGGCGTGGTGGCGGTCCGGGTGGAGGGCGCGCTCAGCGCGGCGCAGACGGCGCTGCTGGGGGCCGGGTCCGCGGCGGTGACCATGCGCGACGCCCGCGAGGTGCGGGTCGACGGGGCCGAGGCGACGATCCCGGTCGCCGTGGACGGCGAGGCCCTGAGCCTGGAGACGCCGGTGATCTGCACGATCCGCCCCGGTGCGCTGCGCGTCCGGGTGCCGCGCAACCGGCCCCGGACCGCACCGCACCGGCCGCTGCGGACCGAGTGGCGCACCGTGCTGGGCTTGGCGCTCGGCCGTTTCGGGACCGATCTGCATGCCGGGACCAACCCGCACACCGGCGGTGAGCAGTGA
- a CDS encoding phosphatase PAP2 family protein, producing MSAPSLVRRLGDLDAQAYAAVARTPTSDAVDVALRKLSRAANHSKISFTVAAVLACRPGAPRLAAATGVGAVAVASVTANLLAKRLARRHRPARAEPGLFPRRYVVMPRSASFPSGHTASAVAFAVAVGKVVPAAAAPLGALAAVVGYSRVHTGVHYPGDVAGGAVLGVGSAAVVLVAGRRIREGM from the coding sequence GTGAGCGCCCCGTCGTTGGTGCGCAGGCTCGGGGACCTCGACGCGCAGGCGTACGCCGCCGTGGCCCGCACGCCGACTTCCGACGCGGTCGACGTGGCGCTGCGCAAGCTCTCGCGGGCCGCGAACCATTCGAAGATCTCGTTCACGGTCGCCGCGGTGCTGGCCTGCCGGCCCGGAGCGCCGCGCCTGGCCGCCGCGACCGGGGTGGGCGCGGTCGCCGTCGCCTCGGTGACCGCGAACCTGCTCGCCAAGCGGCTGGCCCGCCGGCATCGTCCGGCGCGCGCCGAGCCGGGACTGTTTCCGAGGCGGTATGTCGTGATGCCGCGCTCGGCGTCGTTCCCGTCCGGACACACGGCCTCCGCGGTCGCGTTCGCCGTCGCCGTCGGGAAGGTGGTGCCGGCCGCGGCGGCCCCGTTGGGGGCGTTGGCGGCGGTCGTCGGATACTCGCGGGTCCACACCGGCGTGCACTATCCCGGTGACGTGGCCGGGGGAGCGGTGCTCGGTGTGGGCAGTGCCGCAGTGGTACTCGTTGCGGGGCGGAGGATTCGGGAGGGGATGTGA